AGCCAGATCCAAATAACGTAATGTACTCAGTACCAGAGGCAAAGAACACACCACAACAATACATAGTCCACGTGGAGTGGGCAAATACTGATGCACTACAATTCGGAATGGGTAGAGTACTTCTATATCCAGAACTAAGACAAGTACACGACGAAGTTCTAGATACACTCGTATACGGCCCATACATTAGGATAATAAACCCAATGATGGAAGGAACGTTCTGGAGAGAATACTTAAACGAACAATAAATTTTTTCTTCTTTTTAAGCCAAGAGACTTTTCTTACATGAGATAACTATATATTCTCATAATATTGCTTTAGCTTGTGATAAAGTTATATTATATTATACCTTATGTGGTAATAAATTCTCTTATTTACACATTTGTAAAAGAAGGGCTTTGTTATGCTTCGCCAATGTTCTTCATGGCTTTAAGGTTTTTAATAGGGGGTGCAATACTTTTACCTTTCGCTAGAAAGCTTACTGTAAATAAAGACGTTATTCTACTTTCAGTTTTCACAACTTTAAGTACGTTGTTTTGGGCTTATGGGTTACTTTACGTTGAACCTTCTGAGTCTGCAGTGCTAAGTTACACTATGCCTTTAATTGCAATTCCTTTATCTGTAGCTATTCTTAAGGAAAAGACCAGGAAGAGCGAAATAATAGGCATTTCAATAGGCTTCCTAGGGGTTATACTTTATTCCTTGAGTCTGGGAATTTACTTTTCTCTTCTAGGTGTAACATTGACTTTAATAAATGCAATATTTTGGGCATTATTTACAGTATATTTCAGAAAATTAAAGGGACTAGATGCTACTTCGGTTAACGCAGTTCAGTTGTTAATCGGCTCTCTAATTTTCTTTGCGTTATCTCCTATTCAATTCCACTTCAGATACTCGATAAATTTCTTGGTAGATCTATTCTACGTTTCAGTCCTAGGAGGAGGAATTTCCTTCTATCTGTGGAATTCAATGTTGAAAACTGAAAGAGTTTCTAAGGTCACTGTGCTCAGTTTTTCAGTCCCAGCTGTAAGTACTGTAGTTGACGAGTTGAGGGGGATAGACGTAACTTCTGGAATGATTGAAGGAATAGGAGTCATGTTCCTTGGAATTCTTATATCTAGGATGGAAAAGAAGATCAGTAAACCTAAGGTCGGAATTTTAAGATGACACTAAAAATGGATTTTTATTCAAATATTTTTAAATACTAGTTTAAGGAAGATTAACATATGAGTTATCCTTATGGCAATCCATACTATCAAGGAGGATATCCACCTCAAGGTTATCCGCAAGGAGGACCTCAAGGCTATCCTCAAGGTAATCCATACCAACAAAATCCTACTTTTTCCATAATGATGTGCTCCCAATCAGTAGGCTTAGGAGGAAAGCAAATGACTATTCCAATAAACCATCCCATAGATTTACAGTACGTTGCACAGCAGTCAGTAATGTACTTAATGGCTCAAGGCATGCAAGCGTACCCCATGGTAGGACAGAACATGGCAGTAATACAAGCTCAGCATTCAAGCTTACTTGGAGACTTAACTGCAGGTAATAAAGCTTACACTATAAGGATATGCGAAGGGCAAGGCTTTGTTATGGTAGAAACTGGAATAGCAGATTTAATGCAGGATTTATTGACAGTAGGAGCTACTGCTGGAGGCACGTACTTATTAGGTGATGATTTGCTTCATAGTAAACTTGCTGAACTTGCTGGTGGGGGAGCAACAGCTATCGATCTGTATCACTTATATCAACAATACGCAGATGAGCAACAGATAATGAACACTATTATGATGTTAGTAACTTCTGCACCTCCGCCTCAAGGTTATCAACAGCCTTACGGTTACCAGCAACCCGGTCAACCAATGCAACCGGGTTATCAACAGCCTTATGGACAACAGCCTTACGGTCAGCAACCTTATTATGGACAACAATATTATCCTCCTCAACAAACCGTTCAACAGCCTACGCAGCAAACTCAGCAGCCTAAAATTACCCCTGCTCAACAAGTAAAGAATTCTAAATGTTGGAAATGCGGAGAGGAACTTCCCGAAGGGGCTAAATTCTGTCCCTATTGCGGAGCATCACAGACTCCTGCAAAATGCCCTAAGTGCGGTACAGTAAATTCTCCTGGAGCTAAGTTCTGTTCAAGTTGCGGCTCTCCTTTACAAGCAGAAAAGCAGACGTCATGAAGAAGAGTGCGAAGTTTTATCTCCTTTTTGAAATTATTATATAGATTACTATGGCAAAGACGGCAATTCCTGCAATTACGTAACCTGATTTCTCTACTTGGCTAATAATTATTTCCCATTGTGTAGAAAATTCATAACCTATTAAAGCTAGGACACTGTTCCATATCATATGTCCAGAGAAAGTTGCAAGAAGGAATCTGATAATCTTCATTTTAGCAAGACCTGCAGGGAATGAAATTAAAGCCCTAAATAATGGAATAAACCTAAATCCAAATACTGCAAAAATTCCGTATTTAGCAAACCAGTTACTTAACGTGAAAAGCTTACTCTCATTTATTCCGAATATTTTTCCATATTTAGACAAAAAGGGAATACCAAGTTTTTCTGCTATAAAGTAATCAATTATTGACCCTATTAGACTGCCTAAAGTTCCAGAAATTATACCCATTTCAATGTTTAAATCTCCTTTAAAGGAATAATAACCAACTAATGGCATAATAATCTCGCTAGGTATGGGTAAGCTCATCCCTTCCAATACCATCAATACAAATATTAGGACGTAACTAAACTGCGAAGTAAATTCGTACATCAAAGTTTGTTTCTCATTATGTTTATAAAATTTTTCAGAACTACAGCGATAATATATAACCTATATAGATTACATAAAAAATAAAAGAGAAGATAGGGTAAATATGTTAACTATGGAAGTTAACATAAAGTACATCCTTTTATCAAGAATATTCAGAAGCCTCCCTTTGGGTTACATGTCCTTTCTAGTCCCGTTGTATTTACATAAAATAGGTATTCCTACATTTCTCATAGGAATTTACTTCCTCATAGCTACAATATCAATGGCAGTCCTTTTAATAATCGCAGGATTTTTAGGAGACGCTTACGGAAAGAGGAATATCTTACTCCTTTTAAGTGCCCTATTCTCGCTTAACTTGTTCATTTTCGCCTTCGTCAAAATCCCTTTAATAGTGTTCCTAACTTCGGTTTTAGGAGTTGGAACAGCCTCAGGAGGAGGAATAGGTGGAGGAGCAGGAGGAGGCCCTTTTAATCCTTTGCAGACAGCTTTAATAGCAGATCATTCAATGCAAGAGGAGAGAACTAAGCTTTACTCGCTGAATTTCGCCGTTGCGACAATTTCAGCTTTTGTTGGCGGATTAATTTCAGATTTAGTAACTACTATATATCCTTCAATCTCTTACTCCTTTCTCTTTACCTTAGGTTTCATAATTTCCATATTTTCAATCCTTTTTGTTTATTTAATACAGAAAGATAAGGGAACTGGTAAGTTAAGCGCACCGAAAGCTTCTTTCTCCTCAATTTCAAAAATCTCCATTGCAGGG
This genomic interval from Acidianus sp. HS-5 contains the following:
- a CDS encoding DMT family transporter, producing MIKLYYIIPYVVINSLIYTFVKEGLCYASPMFFMALRFLIGGAILLPFARKLTVNKDVILLSVFTTLSTLFWAYGLLYVEPSESAVLSYTMPLIAIPLSVAILKEKTRKSEIIGISIGFLGVILYSLSLGIYFSLLGVTLTLINAIFWALFTVYFRKLKGLDATSVNAVQLLIGSLIFFALSPIQFHFRYSINFLVDLFYVSVLGGGISFYLWNSMLKTERVSKVTVLSFSVPAVSTVVDELRGIDVTSGMIEGIGVMFLGILISRMEKKISKPKVGILR
- a CDS encoding zinc ribbon domain-containing protein; translation: MSYPYGNPYYQGGYPPQGYPQGGPQGYPQGNPYQQNPTFSIMMCSQSVGLGGKQMTIPINHPIDLQYVAQQSVMYLMAQGMQAYPMVGQNMAVIQAQHSSLLGDLTAGNKAYTIRICEGQGFVMVETGIADLMQDLLTVGATAGGTYLLGDDLLHSKLAELAGGGATAIDLYHLYQQYADEQQIMNTIMMLVTSAPPPQGYQQPYGYQQPGQPMQPGYQQPYGQQPYGQQPYYGQQYYPPQQTVQQPTQQTQQPKITPAQQVKNSKCWKCGEELPEGAKFCPYCGASQTPAKCPKCGTVNSPGAKFCSSCGSPLQAEKQTS
- a CDS encoding DedA family protein, whose translation is MYEFTSQFSYVLIFVLMVLEGMSLPIPSEIIMPLVGYYSFKGDLNIEMGIISGTLGSLIGSIIDYFIAEKLGIPFLSKYGKIFGINESKLFTLSNWFAKYGIFAVFGFRFIPLFRALISFPAGLAKMKIIRFLLATFSGHMIWNSVLALIGYEFSTQWEIIISQVEKSGYVIAGIAVFAIVIYIIISKRR
- a CDS encoding MFS transporter, with protein sequence MLTMEVNIKYILLSRIFRSLPLGYMSFLVPLYLHKIGIPTFLIGIYFLIATISMAVLLIIAGFLGDAYGKRNILLLLSALFSLNLFIFAFVKIPLIVFLTSVLGVGTASGGGIGGGAGGGPFNPLQTALIADHSMQEERTKLYSLNFAVATISAFVGGLISDLVTTIYPSISYSFLFTLGFIISIFSILFVYLIQKDKGTGKLSAPKASFSSISKISIAGSLGSIGLGMVMPLIPLWFKLDFNASESEISYLYSVSYGLVGISFLFADKIEKLLGRVKSISMLRGLSSILLILIPFSPTFIIASAIFLIRGITYTVTIPMRQSLAMDVFSDRERASGTSITGLARRVPYGLGSLISGALFSAGLFAVSIFLGGFISLFDPLLYYMFFRNYEKRSKE